A single region of the Cyclopterus lumpus isolate fCycLum1 chromosome 16, fCycLum1.pri, whole genome shotgun sequence genome encodes:
- the LOC117745168 gene encoding myelin-associated glycoprotein-like isoform X2: MDSVKRSMFLVCLCFKVTQTEASSWTIKVPSSVKGLPGSCVVIPCSFNYPDPDKTITEVTGMWSKAPHQLIYHPDKSKRMQQYRNRTELLGDVRHKNCSLKIDPLEQSDRGPFHFRIEMANYDMFSYRENAVSITMITELDPIRFSVKKEVTEGQTVSASCSVSHSCPTSSPVFTWSLPGEAQFQSQQLDDGQWTATSTLNFHPNSTDHNKCLECTVTYKGGQHHKAYTVLTVKHAPVNVNIEHKSDVKEGEAVRLRCSSDAHPPASSYQWHNETGAQLHQGKVFTLPNVSRHTGALFCTAINAVGQGKSNPLRLNVLYAPEIKTVSSCSSEGDMVKCVCIAEAQPASMVHFVLSDRVLPSIKVEKHGSVTIGTLKADLGSYWVVYCLANNTLGKANLTLALPVNSKKQNLYIVIASGAGGILVMLLITVRVFRKCRGRSEDALTPPISSTKADKDVVLPQCATKRKEKNYDDVHCAGIYSNDPVYGNMESDWDDAIYGNM, from the exons ATGGATTCTGTCAAACGGTCTATGTTTTTAGTGTGCCTTTGCTTTAAAG tCACTCAAACGGAAGCCTCATCTTGGACAATTAAGGTGCCATCCTCAGTTAAAGGTCTGCCTGGATCCTGTGTGGTGATCCCCTGCTCGTTTAACTACCCAGATCCAGACAAGACGATCACTGAGGTCACGGGGATGTGGTCCAAGGCGCCACATCAGCTCATCTATCACCCAGACAAGTCGAAAAGGATGCAGCAGTATCGGAATCGGACTGAGCTGCTGGGAGACGTCAGACACAAGAACTGTTCACTGAAGATTGATCCCCTTGAACAAAGTGACCGAGGGCCTTTTCATTTCAGGATTGAAATGGCAAACTATGACATGTTTTCCTACAGAGAGAACGCTGTCTCCATTACAATGATTA CGGAACTAGATCCCATCCGTTTCTCAGTGAAGAAGGAGGTAACGGAGGGTCAAACCGTGTCTGCGTCCTGCTCTGTGTCTCACTCCTGCCCCACTTCAtcacctgtcttcacctggAGTCTCCCTGGAGAAGCACAGTTTCAATCACAGCAGCTGGACGATGGCCAGTGGACAGCGACATCCACTCTGAACTTTCACCCGAACAGCACTGACCACAACAAGTGTTTAGAATGCACCGTGACATACAAGGGAGGGCAGCACCACAAAGCATACACGGTCCTCACAGTAAAAC ACGCCCCAGTGAATGTGAATATTGAGCACAAGTCCGATGTGAAGGAGGGAGAAGCTGTGCGACTAAGATGCTCCAGTGACGCTCACCCTCCTGCCAGCAGCTATCAGTGGCACAATGAAACTGGTGCTCAACTGCATCAAGGGAAAGTCTTCACGCTGCCAAATGTCTCCAGACACACAGGAGCCCTGTTCTGTACTGCCATTAATGCAGTGGGACAAGGCAAATCAAATCCTCTGCGGCTCAATGTGTTGT ATGCGCCTGAGATTAAGACggtctcttcctgctcctcagaGGGGGATATGGTGAAGTGCGTGTGCATTGCTGAGGCTCAGCCTGCCAGTATGGTCCATTTTGTGCTTTCTGACCGAGTGCTGCCGAGCATCAAGGTGGAGAAACATGGCTCCGTTACGATCGGGACTCTGAAGGCAGATCTTGGATCTTATTGGGTTGTTTACTGTCTGGCAAACAACACGCTTGGCAAAGCCAACCTAACACTTGCTTTACCTGTTAACA GTAAGAAGCAGAATCTTTATATTGTCATCGCTTCTGGAGCAGGCGGGATTTTGGTGATGCTTTTAATAACAGTGAGAGTTTTTAGAAAATG CAGGGGGAGATCTGAGGATGCACTAACACCTCCCATCAGCAGCACGAAGGCAGACAAAGATGTGGTGCTCCCTCAGTGTGCAACTAAAAG AAAAGAGAAGAACTACGATGATGTACATTGCGCTGGCATTTATTCCAACGATCCTGTATATGGCAACATGGAG AGTGACTGGGATGACGCAATCTATGGCAATATGTAA
- the LOC117745168 gene encoding myelin-associated glycoprotein-like isoform X3 gives MDSVKRSMFLVCLCFKAVTQTEASSWTIKVPSSVKGLPGSCVVIPCSFNYPDPDKTITEVTGMWSKAPHQLIYHPDKSKRMQQYRNRTELLGDVRHKNCSLKIDPLEQSDRGPFHFRIEMANYDMFSYRENAVSITMITELDPIRFSVKKEVTEGQTVSASCSVSHSCPTSSPVFTWSLPGEAQFQSQQLDDGQWTATSTLNFHPNSTDHNKCLECTVTYKGGQHHKAYTVLTVKHAPVNVNIEHKSDVKEGEAVRLRCSSDAHPPASSYQWHNETGAQLHQGKVFTLPNVSRHTGALFCTAINAVGQGKSNPLRLNVLYAPEIKTVSSCSSEGDMVKCVCIAEAQPASMVHFVLSDRVLPSIKVEKHGSVTIGTLKADLGSYWVVYCLANNTLGKANLTLALPVNSEDDFYFISKSA, from the exons ATGGATTCTGTCAAACGGTCTATGTTTTTAGTGTGCCTTTGCTTTAAAG cagtCACTCAAACGGAAGCCTCATCTTGGACAATTAAGGTGCCATCCTCAGTTAAAGGTCTGCCTGGATCCTGTGTGGTGATCCCCTGCTCGTTTAACTACCCAGATCCAGACAAGACGATCACTGAGGTCACGGGGATGTGGTCCAAGGCGCCACATCAGCTCATCTATCACCCAGACAAGTCGAAAAGGATGCAGCAGTATCGGAATCGGACTGAGCTGCTGGGAGACGTCAGACACAAGAACTGTTCACTGAAGATTGATCCCCTTGAACAAAGTGACCGAGGGCCTTTTCATTTCAGGATTGAAATGGCAAACTATGACATGTTTTCCTACAGAGAGAACGCTGTCTCCATTACAATGATTA CGGAACTAGATCCCATCCGTTTCTCAGTGAAGAAGGAGGTAACGGAGGGTCAAACCGTGTCTGCGTCCTGCTCTGTGTCTCACTCCTGCCCCACTTCAtcacctgtcttcacctggAGTCTCCCTGGAGAAGCACAGTTTCAATCACAGCAGCTGGACGATGGCCAGTGGACAGCGACATCCACTCTGAACTTTCACCCGAACAGCACTGACCACAACAAGTGTTTAGAATGCACCGTGACATACAAGGGAGGGCAGCACCACAAAGCATACACGGTCCTCACAGTAAAAC ACGCCCCAGTGAATGTGAATATTGAGCACAAGTCCGATGTGAAGGAGGGAGAAGCTGTGCGACTAAGATGCTCCAGTGACGCTCACCCTCCTGCCAGCAGCTATCAGTGGCACAATGAAACTGGTGCTCAACTGCATCAAGGGAAAGTCTTCACGCTGCCAAATGTCTCCAGACACACAGGAGCCCTGTTCTGTACTGCCATTAATGCAGTGGGACAAGGCAAATCAAATCCTCTGCGGCTCAATGTGTTGT ATGCGCCTGAGATTAAGACggtctcttcctgctcctcagaGGGGGATATGGTGAAGTGCGTGTGCATTGCTGAGGCTCAGCCTGCCAGTATGGTCCATTTTGTGCTTTCTGACCGAGTGCTGCCGAGCATCAAGGTGGAGAAACATGGCTCCGTTACGATCGGGACTCTGAAGGCAGATCTTGGATCTTATTGGGTTGTTTACTGTCTGGCAAACAACACGCTTGGCAAAGCCAACCTAACACTTGCTTTACCTGTTAACAGTGAG
- the LOC117745608 gene encoding lymphocyte antigen 6E-like, with the protein MHLLTLIFGIVLLPKAHSLKCYECVPETPGNCTAKECPLPGQQCSALSFTSSAGGSTIVDVKSKRCALTAECVEASVNFGISKILINNTCCNADFCNDKLASVPIKSIPNGNKCFQCKGHDCTATLNCEGTEDHCISTKMNIGGESITMKGCVSKLMCLSETKKMSGVIATEMSCCQGNFCNSAGSTRAGLLLLVAPLVSLGVLS; encoded by the exons ATGCATCTCCTTACACTGATCTTTGGGATTGTTCTTCTCCCTAAAG CCCACAGCCTGAAATGTTATGAGTGTGTACCGGAAACCCCAGGAAACTGCACCGCAAAAGAATGCCCTTTGCCAGGTCAACAGTGTAGTGCATTAAGTTTTACTTCATCTGCAG GTGGTTCAACAATTGTTGATGTCAAATCCAAACGCTGTGCTTTGACTGCCGAGTGTGTTGAGGCCTCAGTCAACTTCGGAATCTCTAAAATCTTAATTAACAACACATGTTGCAACGCCGACTTCTGCAATGACAAACTTGCGTCTG TGCCCATCAAATCCATTCCAAATGGTAACAAGTGCTTCCAATGCAAAGGACACGACTGCACCGCAACTCTAAACTGTGAGGGAACTGAGGACCACTGCATCTCAACCAAAA TGAATATAGGAGGTGAATCCATTACCATGAAGGGCTGTGTCTCCAAGTTGATGTGCTTATCTGAAACTAAAAAGATGTCAGGAGTCATCGCAACAGAAATGAGCTGCTGTCAGGGGAATTTCTGCAACAGCGCCGGCAGCACAAGAGCTGGCCTTCTGCTCCTGGTGGCACCGCTGGTCTCTTTGGGCGTGCTCTCTTAA
- the LOC117745168 gene encoding myelin-associated glycoprotein-like isoform X1, translating to MDSVKRSMFLVCLCFKAVTQTEASSWTIKVPSSVKGLPGSCVVIPCSFNYPDPDKTITEVTGMWSKAPHQLIYHPDKSKRMQQYRNRTELLGDVRHKNCSLKIDPLEQSDRGPFHFRIEMANYDMFSYRENAVSITMITELDPIRFSVKKEVTEGQTVSASCSVSHSCPTSSPVFTWSLPGEAQFQSQQLDDGQWTATSTLNFHPNSTDHNKCLECTVTYKGGQHHKAYTVLTVKHAPVNVNIEHKSDVKEGEAVRLRCSSDAHPPASSYQWHNETGAQLHQGKVFTLPNVSRHTGALFCTAINAVGQGKSNPLRLNVLYAPEIKTVSSCSSEGDMVKCVCIAEAQPASMVHFVLSDRVLPSIKVEKHGSVTIGTLKADLGSYWVVYCLANNTLGKANLTLALPVNSKKQNLYIVIASGAGGILVMLLITVRVFRKCRGRSEDALTPPISSTKADKDVVLPQCATKRKEKNYDDVHCAGIYSNDPVYGNMESDWDDAIYGNM from the exons ATGGATTCTGTCAAACGGTCTATGTTTTTAGTGTGCCTTTGCTTTAAAG cagtCACTCAAACGGAAGCCTCATCTTGGACAATTAAGGTGCCATCCTCAGTTAAAGGTCTGCCTGGATCCTGTGTGGTGATCCCCTGCTCGTTTAACTACCCAGATCCAGACAAGACGATCACTGAGGTCACGGGGATGTGGTCCAAGGCGCCACATCAGCTCATCTATCACCCAGACAAGTCGAAAAGGATGCAGCAGTATCGGAATCGGACTGAGCTGCTGGGAGACGTCAGACACAAGAACTGTTCACTGAAGATTGATCCCCTTGAACAAAGTGACCGAGGGCCTTTTCATTTCAGGATTGAAATGGCAAACTATGACATGTTTTCCTACAGAGAGAACGCTGTCTCCATTACAATGATTA CGGAACTAGATCCCATCCGTTTCTCAGTGAAGAAGGAGGTAACGGAGGGTCAAACCGTGTCTGCGTCCTGCTCTGTGTCTCACTCCTGCCCCACTTCAtcacctgtcttcacctggAGTCTCCCTGGAGAAGCACAGTTTCAATCACAGCAGCTGGACGATGGCCAGTGGACAGCGACATCCACTCTGAACTTTCACCCGAACAGCACTGACCACAACAAGTGTTTAGAATGCACCGTGACATACAAGGGAGGGCAGCACCACAAAGCATACACGGTCCTCACAGTAAAAC ACGCCCCAGTGAATGTGAATATTGAGCACAAGTCCGATGTGAAGGAGGGAGAAGCTGTGCGACTAAGATGCTCCAGTGACGCTCACCCTCCTGCCAGCAGCTATCAGTGGCACAATGAAACTGGTGCTCAACTGCATCAAGGGAAAGTCTTCACGCTGCCAAATGTCTCCAGACACACAGGAGCCCTGTTCTGTACTGCCATTAATGCAGTGGGACAAGGCAAATCAAATCCTCTGCGGCTCAATGTGTTGT ATGCGCCTGAGATTAAGACggtctcttcctgctcctcagaGGGGGATATGGTGAAGTGCGTGTGCATTGCTGAGGCTCAGCCTGCCAGTATGGTCCATTTTGTGCTTTCTGACCGAGTGCTGCCGAGCATCAAGGTGGAGAAACATGGCTCCGTTACGATCGGGACTCTGAAGGCAGATCTTGGATCTTATTGGGTTGTTTACTGTCTGGCAAACAACACGCTTGGCAAAGCCAACCTAACACTTGCTTTACCTGTTAACA GTAAGAAGCAGAATCTTTATATTGTCATCGCTTCTGGAGCAGGCGGGATTTTGGTGATGCTTTTAATAACAGTGAGAGTTTTTAGAAAATG CAGGGGGAGATCTGAGGATGCACTAACACCTCCCATCAGCAGCACGAAGGCAGACAAAGATGTGGTGCTCCCTCAGTGTGCAACTAAAAG AAAAGAGAAGAACTACGATGATGTACATTGCGCTGGCATTTATTCCAACGATCCTGTATATGGCAACATGGAG AGTGACTGGGATGACGCAATCTATGGCAATATGTAA